The proteins below are encoded in one region of Mycobacterium pseudokansasii:
- the ipdB gene encoding cholesterol ring-cleaving hydrolase subunit IpdB, translating to MSTRAEICAVACAELFRDAGEIMISPMTTMASVGARLARLSFSPDILLTDGEAQLLADTPALGAAGAVEGWMPFGRVFETLAWGRRHVVMGANQVDRYGNQNISAFGPLQHPTRQMFGVRGSPGNTINHATSYWVGNHSKRVLVNAVDVVCGIGYDKIDPTNPAFRFANVYRVVSNLGVFDFGGPDYTMRAVSLHPGVSPDDVHEATSFEVHGLDEAGETRLPTDDELRLIREVVDPKSLRDKEIRS from the coding sequence ATGAGCACCCGAGCCGAGATCTGTGCCGTCGCCTGCGCCGAATTGTTCCGCGACGCAGGCGAGATCATGATCAGCCCGATGACGACCATGGCCTCGGTCGGAGCGCGGCTGGCGCGCCTTAGCTTCTCCCCTGACATTCTGCTGACCGACGGTGAAGCCCAGTTGTTGGCAGATACGCCGGCGCTGGGGGCGGCCGGAGCCGTCGAGGGCTGGATGCCGTTCGGCCGGGTGTTCGAGACGTTGGCCTGGGGCCGGCGGCATGTGGTGATGGGCGCCAATCAGGTTGACCGCTATGGCAATCAGAACATCTCCGCGTTCGGGCCGTTGCAGCACCCGACCCGGCAGATGTTCGGGGTCCGCGGTTCGCCCGGCAACACCATCAATCACGCCACCAGCTACTGGGTCGGCAACCATTCCAAGCGGGTGTTGGTCAATGCGGTCGACGTGGTGTGCGGTATCGGCTACGACAAGATCGACCCAACAAACCCCGCATTTCGGTTCGCCAACGTCTACCGGGTGGTGTCCAACCTCGGCGTGTTCGATTTCGGCGGTCCCGACTACACGATGCGTGCGGTGTCTCTACATCCCGGGGTATCGCCCGACGACGTCCACGAAGCCACCTCATTCGAGGTGCATGGTCTCGACGAGGCCGGCGAGACCCGGCTGCCCACCGATGACGAACTGCGCCTGATTCGCGAAGTTGTAGACCCGAAGTCGCTGCGCGACAAAGAGATTAGATCGTGA
- the ipdC gene encoding (3aS,4S,5R,7aS)-5-hydroxy-7a-methyl-1-oxo-octahydro-1H-indene-4-carboxyl-CoA dehydrogenase, translating to MRLRTPLTDLVGVEHPVVQTGMGWVAGARLVSATANAGGLGILASATMTLDELATAIGKVKAVTDKPFGVNIRADAADAADRVELMIREGVKVASFALAPKPELIARLKEAGAVVIPSIGAAKHARKVAAWGADAMIVQGGEGGGHTGPVATTLLLPSVLDAVQGTGIPVIAAGGFFDGRGLAAALAYGAAGVAMGTRFLLTSDSTVPEAVKQRYLQAALDGTVVTTRVDGMPHRVLRTGLVEKLESGSRVRGFTAAVCNAAKFKQISQMTWRSMIRDGLAMRHGKEMTWSQVVMAANTPMLLKAGLVEGNTDAGVLASGQVAGILDDLPSCAELIETIVRDAVAHLRAASALVVD from the coding sequence GTGAGGTTACGTACCCCGCTGACCGATCTGGTCGGCGTCGAACATCCCGTGGTGCAGACCGGCATGGGATGGGTGGCAGGGGCCCGGCTGGTGTCCGCCACGGCCAACGCCGGGGGGCTGGGCATCTTGGCGTCGGCCACCATGACCCTGGACGAGTTGGCGACGGCCATCGGCAAGGTCAAGGCCGTCACGGACAAGCCGTTCGGTGTCAACATCCGCGCCGACGCGGCAGACGCGGCTGACCGCGTCGAGTTGATGATCCGCGAGGGCGTCAAGGTCGCGTCCTTCGCCCTGGCGCCCAAGCCCGAGTTGATCGCCCGGCTGAAAGAGGCTGGTGCGGTGGTCATTCCGTCGATCGGCGCGGCCAAGCACGCCCGGAAGGTCGCAGCCTGGGGCGCCGACGCGATGATCGTGCAGGGCGGCGAGGGTGGCGGCCACACCGGACCGGTGGCGACCACGCTGCTGCTGCCGTCGGTCCTGGACGCCGTGCAGGGCACCGGCATCCCGGTGATCGCCGCGGGCGGTTTCTTCGACGGGCGCGGGCTGGCCGCAGCCCTGGCCTATGGCGCGGCCGGTGTGGCAATGGGCACCCGGTTTCTGCTGACGTCGGATTCCACCGTGCCCGAAGCGGTGAAACAGCGCTATCTTCAGGCCGCACTGGACGGCACCGTCGTCACCACCCGCGTCGACGGCATGCCGCACCGGGTGCTGCGCACCGGCCTGGTCGAGAAGCTGGAAAGCGGTTCGCGGGTACGGGGTTTCACCGCGGCGGTGTGTAACGCGGCGAAGTTCAAGCAGATATCGCAGATGACCTGGCGGTCGATGATTCGGGACGGCCTGGCCATGCGCCACGGCAAGGAGATGACCTGGTCGCAAGTGGTGATGGCGGCCAACACCCCCATGCTGCTCAAAGCCGGCCTGGTCGAAGGCAACACCGATGCCGGGGTGCTGGCCTCCGGCCAGGTAGCGGGGATTCTCGACGATTTGCCGTCGTGCGCGGAATTGATCGAGACGATCGTGCGCGATGCCGTCGCGCATCTGCGGGCGGCGTCGGCGTTGGTGGTGGACTAA